One candidate division KSB1 bacterium DNA segment encodes these proteins:
- a CDS encoding CpsD/CapB family tyrosine-protein kinase translates to MSYVHEILHEAEGRPRTATAVRQEINGGLFVLSMPREITSDFYDLREHIRILNLRQNVQVLSIADTTAHEGSATIATYLSFLLGGGILSRLKEKQTSGGAMERLWDKSECDQIFTQDFRRLTSQPPVSGDLFSDWQKQTDSPFVRPKEKQGVLLVDADMATPSIHRFFGVSVENGLAELIETQGDWRESARPVTDSNLWVLTAGKPRVNPVELLSSDAFAQLLETWRAEFQYVVFNSPAVLTRVEALTLAAAVDGVIIVVRAGLTRWESAQRAKQRLTAAQANLLGVTLNRRKLDIPDGLYRRLL, encoded by the coding sequence ATGAGCTATGTTCATGAAATTCTTCACGAAGCCGAAGGTCGCCCGCGTACGGCAACGGCCGTTCGACAAGAGATCAACGGCGGTCTCTTTGTTCTGTCCATGCCGCGCGAAATAACCAGCGACTTTTACGATTTGCGGGAGCATATCCGCATTCTCAATCTTCGGCAGAACGTCCAGGTGCTTTCCATCGCCGATACGACTGCCCATGAAGGATCGGCGACCATCGCCACCTACCTTTCCTTTTTGCTCGGCGGCGGCATCCTTTCACGCTTGAAGGAAAAGCAGACCTCCGGCGGCGCCATGGAACGGCTTTGGGACAAGAGCGAATGCGATCAAATCTTTACCCAGGACTTTCGTCGCCTGACGTCGCAGCCTCCTGTAAGCGGCGATCTGTTCTCCGATTGGCAAAAGCAGACCGATTCGCCGTTTGTTCGACCTAAAGAAAAACAGGGCGTGCTGCTTGTCGATGCCGACATGGCGACTCCGTCCATTCATCGCTTTTTCGGCGTAAGCGTGGAAAACGGCTTGGCCGAATTGATCGAAACTCAGGGTGATTGGCGCGAATCGGCACGACCGGTAACGGACAGCAACCTCTGGGTACTGACTGCAGGCAAGCCGCGCGTCAATCCGGTCGAGCTGTTGAGCAGCGATGCGTTCGCTCAGCTTCTGGAGACGTGGCGGGCGGAGTTTCAGTATGTGGTCTTTAACTCGCCGGCAGTGCTGACGCGTGTGGAGGCCTTGACGCTTGCCGCGGCCGTGGACGGCGTGATCATTGTCGTGCGCGCCGGTTTGACGCGTTGGGAAAGCGCGCAGCGCGCGAAACAGCGCTTAACCGCCGCTCAAGCCAACCTCCTCGGAGTCACGCTCAACCGGCGCAAACTGGACATACCCGACGGTCTCTATCGCCGCTTGTTGTAG
- a CDS encoding O-antigen ligase family protein: protein MITAQTIPGQRLGLQTMTAAALIGLIGLMVLLSRFSIWLLLFTAIGAAALVAFVLCPERRRVLIAVLMIVVPLNIDYTFLRRPSPGGADGLILSLTDILMVLLLVATLLQNRRRDRQTAFPVLLLPSLALLTAYLLSMLRAADLLWSSFDLLNLIKAILFFWLLSDHIRSRRDLQFVLAGLFIALILETVLANLMTLYPQTVKWLAAAKLGVSKELIESKEYLETYYRSGGTIGNPNHLARYQGFILPPAMVIALTERRSGIYRLALLASLIGVLGILATMTRSAWIGLAISIAAILFLLIRRRLFTMRAAGRIGVFCLIGLALFIIFYRPIVDRLFGPDNGSAQTRITTSKVALAILKDYPVFGCGINNYGTLLDEYWLAEDVFTRKAPVHNNYLIYAVELGLVGLAAYVMLLAAAGKRMWRAVRLHDPFLAATAIGIVAAFLAYLFEALTDKSYKECYTLLLTFWGLLALVEAMLRMDQNSRGGADDERRATIGF, encoded by the coding sequence ATGATTACGGCACAGACGATTCCAGGGCAAAGGCTCGGCCTGCAGACGATGACGGCAGCCGCTTTAATCGGCTTGATCGGCCTCATGGTGCTTCTCAGCCGCTTTTCCATATGGCTGCTGTTGTTTACGGCGATCGGCGCCGCAGCTTTGGTTGCCTTTGTCCTCTGTCCTGAACGCCGACGCGTCTTGATCGCCGTCTTGATGATCGTTGTACCTTTAAATATCGATTACACCTTTCTGCGGCGGCCCAGCCCTGGCGGCGCCGACGGCCTCATTTTGAGCCTGACCGACATTTTAATGGTCCTGCTGCTTGTCGCGACTTTGCTGCAGAATCGTCGCCGCGACAGACAGACGGCTTTTCCGGTCCTTCTGCTGCCCTCCTTGGCGCTCCTTACGGCTTATCTGTTGTCGATGCTGCGCGCGGCCGATCTGCTGTGGAGCAGCTTTGATCTGCTGAATCTGATCAAAGCCATTCTTTTTTTCTGGCTCTTGTCAGATCACATTCGCAGCCGCAGAGATTTGCAGTTCGTTCTTGCGGGCCTTTTTATCGCCTTGATCCTCGAAACGGTCTTGGCCAACCTGATGACTTTATATCCGCAAACCGTCAAATGGCTGGCTGCAGCCAAGCTGGGCGTCTCGAAAGAGCTGATCGAATCCAAAGAATATCTCGAAACCTATTACCGCTCCGGCGGCACCATCGGCAATCCCAACCATTTGGCGCGGTATCAGGGATTCATTCTGCCGCCGGCGATGGTCATTGCGTTGACCGAACGCCGCAGCGGTATCTATCGCCTGGCCCTGCTCGCCTCGTTGATCGGCGTCCTCGGCATTCTCGCTACCATGACGCGCAGCGCCTGGATCGGCCTTGCGATTTCGATAGCCGCGATCCTTTTCCTACTTATACGGCGTCGCCTGTTTACGATGCGCGCGGCCGGCCGCATCGGCGTCTTTTGCCTGATCGGATTGGCGCTTTTTATCATCTTTTATCGTCCAATCGTCGATCGTCTGTTCGGCCCTGATAACGGCTCCGCTCAGACGCGAATCACCACGTCAAAGGTTGCCTTGGCCATTCTCAAAGACTATCCCGTTTTCGGCTGCGGGATCAACAATTATGGTACGCTTTTGGACGAGTATTGGCTGGCAGAGGATGTCTTTACCCGCAAAGCGCCGGTTCACAACAACTATTTAATTTACGCCGTCGAACTGGGTCTGGTTGGTTTAGCGGCTTATGTGATGCTGCTGGCTGCAGCAGGAAAACGCATGTGGCGCGCGGTACGTTTGCACGATCCGTTTCTTGCCGCAACGGCCATCGGAATCGTTGCCGCTTTCCTGGCCTACCTGTTTGAAGCGTTGACGGACAAGAGCTACAAAGAGTGCTACACCTTGCTGCTGACCTTTTGGGGACTGCTGGCTCTGGTGGAAGCGATGCTGCGCATGGATCAGAATTCAAGGGGAGGTGCGGACGATGAGCGTCGCGCGACGATTGGTTTTTAA
- a CDS encoding oligosaccharide flippase family protein: protein MSVARRLVFNTGARSAAEFINRGGTFLFWMMTARTLGASALGSLAFALSLFNLFNNFCHLGLTNVVVREAARSPQKAGLYYSHSLMLFGVTSLVSALGMIGLVLVMRPQPDTIFASIALAAALVPASTFFAGRSLLYAAEQLPKVSLAYTGESLFKTVFGLAALQLGADVRTIAVIIALSKVLPTIILLPYVRRLVKPEWRLDAPTLRSLVSMIPSFSLINISNSLFWTAPTLLLTKLCGEAAAGIYNAAHKVVDLTLCIPNAYGQAILPTASKMLAAKPRHFRFLFVRSLKYMFIVTVALSAMISFGAEQIIRLLYGQYLAAAALVLKLLAWLLVPFSLVPIFSAALLSGNLQKHDLAANAAAAATAAAVVTLAAPYLGPAAAAAAYLAGAAVFMVIEWLSVYRRLFRFSMACHLWRPSLGALLMILVLTGGLLPALGNLVVGAGVYLAFLALSKSITRSEWLMIKNLQTV from the coding sequence ATGAGCGTCGCGCGACGATTGGTTTTTAACACCGGCGCCCGTTCGGCAGCGGAATTCATCAACCGCGGCGGCACCTTTCTCTTTTGGATGATGACGGCGAGAACCCTCGGCGCCTCGGCGCTCGGTTCACTGGCTTTTGCTCTGTCGCTTTTCAACCTGTTCAATAACTTTTGCCATTTGGGACTGACGAACGTCGTCGTGCGCGAAGCGGCGCGTTCGCCCCAAAAAGCCGGTCTGTATTATAGTCACAGCCTCATGCTTTTCGGCGTGACGTCGCTGGTTTCAGCGTTGGGGATGATCGGCTTGGTGCTGGTCATGCGACCGCAGCCGGATACGATCTTTGCTTCCATTGCCCTTGCGGCGGCATTAGTGCCGGCTTCCACCTTTTTTGCCGGTCGCTCGCTGCTCTACGCCGCCGAACAGCTGCCGAAAGTATCCCTCGCCTATACCGGAGAAAGCCTTTTCAAGACTGTCTTCGGCTTGGCGGCGCTGCAGCTCGGCGCTGATGTGCGGACGATTGCCGTGATCATTGCCCTCAGCAAGGTTTTACCGACGATCATTCTTTTGCCGTATGTGCGCCGGTTGGTCAAGCCGGAATGGCGGTTGGATGCGCCGACCCTACGCTCTCTAGTGAGCATGATTCCTTCTTTTTCACTAATCAACATCAGCAACAGCCTCTTTTGGACGGCCCCGACGCTGCTGTTGACCAAGCTTTGCGGTGAAGCGGCGGCCGGCATTTATAATGCAGCGCACAAGGTGGTGGATTTGACTCTCTGCATTCCAAACGCCTACGGGCAGGCTATTTTGCCCACGGCCTCGAAAATGCTTGCCGCCAAACCTCGGCACTTTCGCTTCCTGTTCGTGAGGTCGCTCAAATACATGTTCATTGTGACCGTTGCGCTTTCGGCAATGATTTCCTTCGGCGCCGAGCAGATCATTCGGCTCCTCTACGGTCAATATCTGGCGGCCGCCGCTTTGGTGCTCAAGCTTCTTGCCTGGCTGCTCGTACCGTTCAGCTTGGTGCCGATTTTTTCCGCCGCCCTTTTGAGCGGCAACCTGCAAAAACACGATTTGGCTGCCAATGCGGCGGCAGCCGCGACGGCCGCTGCAGTGGTGACGCTCGCCGCGCCGTACCTGGGACCGGCAGCTGCTGCGGCTGCCTACCTTGCAGGCGCAGCCGTTTTTATGGTCATCGAGTGGTTGTCCGTATATCGACGGCTCTTTCGATTCTCAATGGCCTGCCATCTCTGGCGGCCCAGCCTCGGCGCACTGCTGATGATCCTCGTGTTGACCGGCGGCTTGCTTCCGGCGCTTGGTAATTTGGTTGTCGGCGCAGGCGTTTATCTGGCTTTTCTCGCACTCAGCAAATCGATTACGCGGTCCGAGTGGCTGATGATCAAAAATCTGCAAACGGTTTAA
- a CDS encoding glycosyltransferase: METNIRLSVIIPNRNRRNTLRRVLAALEEQTLPRDYFEVIVVDDHSTDGTPDMLEEYGKSTSLDFTWMKAQSRGAGAARNTGLAAARGDYVVFLDADTIPKSDVLGLHLQWQVHFGSRVCILGRVTMSEAVRTPEQGRIGDTETRFDHLPIAELEWQDYRAANTSIERSAALAAGGFDETLPAAEDTEFSSRLVRQGMRFIYISDIVAVHHHPLTVEGYFRKGQVYGEAVYRWYRKSPELRKLLVQRYGVLAPEQHWIKKLKYFIRGLVVNRVTAPWIVAAGKSIRHIQLEASHRLYEVVFRYHLRRAFRMNYRSA, translated from the coding sequence ATGGAGACGAATATTCGCCTTTCGGTCATCATTCCTAATCGCAATCGCCGCAACACGCTGCGGCGGGTTCTGGCGGCGCTCGAGGAGCAGACGCTGCCGCGCGACTATTTCGAAGTCATTGTGGTGGACGACCACTCTACCGACGGTACGCCTGATATGCTCGAAGAGTATGGCAAAAGCACGTCCCTGGACTTTACCTGGATGAAAGCACAAAGCCGCGGCGCCGGAGCGGCCCGCAATACGGGATTGGCCGCCGCCCGCGGCGACTATGTTGTCTTTTTGGACGCCGACACCATTCCCAAGTCCGATGTTCTTGGCCTGCACCTGCAGTGGCAGGTTCATTTCGGCAGTCGAGTGTGTATCCTTGGCCGCGTGACCATGTCCGAGGCCGTTCGTACGCCGGAGCAGGGCAGGATAGGCGATACGGAGACCCGTTTCGATCATTTGCCGATTGCGGAACTGGAGTGGCAGGATTATCGGGCGGCCAATACATCGATTGAACGAAGCGCCGCTCTTGCAGCGGGCGGTTTTGACGAAACGCTGCCGGCAGCCGAAGATACCGAATTCTCATCTCGACTGGTTCGGCAGGGCATGCGCTTTATTTACATCAGCGACATCGTTGCGGTTCATCACCATCCGCTTACGGTTGAAGGATATTTTCGCAAGGGACAGGTCTACGGAGAGGCCGTCTATCGCTGGTACCGCAAATCGCCCGAGCTTCGCAAGCTGTTGGTGCAGCGCTACGGCGTCTTGGCGCCCGAACAACACTGGATAAAAAAGCTGAAATATTTCATCCGCGGCCTGGTGGTCAACCGAGTGACGGCCCCTTGGATTGTTGCCGCGGGCAAATCGATTCGCCACATACAACTGGAGGCTTCACACCGACTCTATGAGGTCGTTTTTCGCTATCATTTGCGGCGTGCGTTTCGAATGAACTACAGGAGCGCATAA
- a CDS encoding glycosyltransferase family 4 protein, producing the protein MRILMTHWLYPPEFTGAGLQGHRLGKELQRLGCFVRVLSGTHEKGLVGIDEYEGIIVERVLRNRLSRFGRLSYGYALYRAVKEYAPKFEIVHAHGFHPQVNLAASAAKLPLITKLTNQRLDGPAAINRRRFGRLHASIFNLADAFVATSQDLAEQCLAAGLPEEKIVRIPNGVDTELFRPVTNEKKLRLRQRFHSADDKVILLTVGSVEFHKGLDLLLRALHALEPASRERIRLWVVGPLDAGELAGEMQIGTHLFVQQVRRMIREFGLEDTVRFMGRQQNVHEYMAAADIYVHPSRVEGQPNAVLEAMACGLPVAANRLPGITDEILQNGRYGLLVDAENSALFAAALRVLINNPSLRQRIGSRAVEHIARHFSIEGIAQRYISLYSSLVHKRTFDELRSRKGWSHMPLKAGRF; encoded by the coding sequence ATGCGCATTCTCATGACACATTGGCTTTATCCGCCGGAATTTACCGGCGCCGGACTGCAGGGACATCGGCTGGGCAAGGAGCTGCAGCGTCTCGGTTGCTTTGTGCGCGTGCTGAGCGGCACCCATGAAAAGGGTCTGGTGGGCATCGATGAGTACGAGGGGATCATCGTTGAGCGCGTGTTGCGCAATCGTCTTTCGCGCTTCGGCCGCCTATCCTACGGCTATGCCCTCTATCGCGCCGTAAAAGAGTATGCGCCCAAGTTCGAGATTGTGCATGCGCACGGTTTTCATCCCCAGGTCAATCTGGCTGCTTCGGCTGCAAAGCTGCCGCTGATCACCAAGCTCACCAATCAACGGCTGGACGGGCCAGCGGCTATAAACCGGCGGCGCTTCGGTCGTCTGCATGCGTCGATCTTTAATCTTGCCGACGCGTTCGTGGCAACTTCACAGGACCTGGCCGAGCAATGCTTGGCGGCAGGGCTGCCCGAAGAGAAAATCGTGCGCATTCCCAACGGCGTCGATACCGAATTGTTTCGGCCGGTCACGAACGAAAAAAAGCTCCGGTTGCGTCAGCGGTTTCACAGCGCCGACGACAAGGTCATTCTGCTCACCGTCGGTTCGGTCGAGTTCCACAAAGGTCTCGATCTGTTGTTGCGGGCGCTGCACGCCCTGGAGCCGGCGTCGCGTGAGCGTATCCGTCTGTGGGTGGTCGGTCCTCTCGACGCGGGCGAGCTGGCCGGTGAGATGCAGATCGGAACGCACCTTTTTGTCCAGCAGGTGCGCCGCATGATTCGCGAGTTCGGCCTCGAAGATACGGTTCGTTTTATGGGGCGGCAGCAGAACGTGCATGAGTACATGGCGGCGGCGGACATTTACGTTCACCCCAGTCGAGTGGAGGGGCAGCCCAACGCCGTCCTCGAGGCGATGGCCTGCGGTCTGCCTGTGGCGGCCAATCGGCTCCCAGGCATTACCGACGAAATTCTTCAGAACGGCCGCTACGGCCTTCTGGTAGATGCGGAAAATTCGGCCCTCTTTGCTGCGGCGCTGCGCGTGCTCATCAACAACCCCTCGTTGCGGCAAAGGATCGGCAGCCGCGCCGTAGAGCACATCGCCCGGCACTTTTCGATCGAGGGCATTGCGCAGCGATACATATCGCTTTACTCCAGCCTCGTGCACAAACGCACGTTCGACGAATTAAGGTCGCGCAAGGGCTGGAGCCATATGCCGCTTAAGGCGGGCAGATTTTAG
- a CDS encoding UDP-glucose/GDP-mannose dehydrogenase family protein, whose protein sequence is MNISIVGLGYVGCVSAACLAEMGHQVIGVDNNAGKVRLISQGISPIVEDRIGDLIKEQVGCGRLRATTDLRAAVQASEVVFVCVGTPSAADGTIDFRQVERAAMEIGAALKAKKEYTSVVLRSTVLPGIAENIAVPLLEQFSGKKIGEDFGFALNPEFLREGTAVYDFYHPPKTVIGPLDDRTEERLRQIYAAIDAPFFCIGMSEASMIKYADNAFHAVKVAFANEIGRLCKKFNIDARVVMDVFVKDTKLNLSPVYLRPGFAFGGSCLPKDLRAITRHARQADVKVPLLQAALESNEEHIRFAAEMVKKENSRRVGILGISFKEGTDDLRESPVVELARRLLEEGYTLRIFDRNVLAAKRNGSNVDTIKRNFPDLEKSLADSLNEVLEESDVVVIGNRNKEHEAVVGELKNGHRIVDLSGLENAVRENLDEVNYEGICW, encoded by the coding sequence ATGAATATCAGCATAGTCGGACTCGGCTACGTCGGCTGCGTCTCGGCGGCCTGCCTCGCCGAGATGGGGCATCAGGTCATCGGCGTGGACAACAATGCGGGTAAAGTAAGGCTCATCTCGCAGGGGATTTCGCCCATCGTCGAAGACCGCATCGGCGATCTGATCAAGGAGCAGGTCGGCTGCGGACGTCTGCGTGCTACGACCGATCTGCGCGCAGCCGTTCAGGCTTCGGAGGTGGTATTTGTATGCGTGGGTACGCCATCGGCGGCAGACGGCACCATCGATTTTAGGCAGGTGGAGCGCGCCGCTATGGAAATCGGTGCGGCGCTGAAAGCCAAAAAAGAGTATACCTCCGTGGTGCTGCGCAGCACTGTGCTGCCGGGTATCGCTGAAAACATCGCCGTACCCCTTTTGGAGCAGTTTTCCGGCAAAAAGATCGGCGAGGATTTCGGCTTTGCCCTCAATCCCGAGTTTCTGCGCGAAGGAACGGCGGTGTATGATTTCTATCATCCGCCGAAAACCGTCATCGGCCCTCTGGATGACCGCACCGAAGAGCGATTGAGGCAAATTTATGCCGCCATCGATGCGCCGTTCTTCTGCATCGGCATGTCTGAGGCTTCGATGATCAAATATGCCGACAACGCCTTTCATGCCGTCAAAGTGGCATTTGCCAATGAAATCGGCCGACTATGTAAAAAGTTCAACATCGACGCGCGCGTCGTGATGGACGTGTTTGTAAAGGACACCAAGCTGAATCTGTCGCCGGTCTATCTGCGTCCCGGATTTGCTTTCGGCGGATCCTGTCTGCCCAAAGATCTGCGCGCCATCACCCGTCACGCCCGTCAGGCCGACGTCAAAGTGCCGCTTCTGCAGGCTGCTTTGGAGAGCAACGAAGAGCATATCCGCTTTGCCGCCGAGATGGTCAAAAAGGAGAACAGCCGTCGAGTCGGAATACTGGGCATCAGTTTCAAAGAAGGTACCGACGATCTGCGCGAAAGTCCGGTGGTGGAGCTGGCGCGGCGCCTGCTCGAAGAGGGCTATACGCTGCGCATTTTTGACCGCAACGTTCTGGCAGCAAAACGCAACGGCTCGAACGTCGATACGATCAAACGAAATTTTCCCGATTTGGAGAAATCGTTGGCCGATTCGCTCAACGAGGTGCTCGAAGAATCGGATGTGGTGGTCATCGGCAATCGCAATAAAGAGCATGAAGCTGTGGTAGGAGAATTGAAGAACGGTCACCGGATCGTTGATCTCAGCGGTTTGGAGAACGCCGTTCGCGAAAACTTGGATGAGGTGAATTATGAAGGAATCTGCTGGTAG
- a CDS encoding glycosyltransferase family 4 protein: MKESAGRLLIIVQNLPVPFDRRVWLEAVTLRNHGIRVSVICPKSKEYPKSYEVIDSVAIYRYRMPIEASGTIGYVFEFAYAWLRTAWLSLKVWAREGFDVIQACNPPDTYWLLAGFYRLFGKKFVFDHHDLAPEMFDVKYRGKYRLLKRMLLALERMTFKTAKIVLCTNDSYRRVAILRGRRDPEDVYVVRTGPDLRRLQPVEPAPELKNGRRFLVCYLGEMCPQDGVDLLLQAVDHYVRELGRRDTQFTLIGGGPAMPAMKRLAEKMALDEWVHFTGRVTDQELCRILSTADVCVDPDPWSPWANSSTMNKILEYMAFGKPIVAFDLEEHRRSAERAAVYVRPNDVRRFAQSIADLLDQPELRRFMGRYGYERVRNRLAWQHTQKALLAAYYRLFPNMMSSEAAELNVLDWLFEKIQNEAIEELIVSHQSKLICVPADHPESLVHTAKLLLTADVHEGV, from the coding sequence ATGAAGGAATCTGCTGGTAGACTATTGATCATTGTCCAGAATCTGCCGGTGCCGTTCGATCGCCGCGTGTGGCTGGAGGCCGTCACGCTGCGTAATCATGGAATCCGCGTTTCGGTCATTTGTCCCAAGTCGAAAGAGTACCCCAAAAGCTATGAGGTTATCGATAGTGTAGCGATTTATCGCTACCGGATGCCCATCGAGGCCTCGGGTACGATCGGCTATGTTTTTGAATTTGCTTATGCCTGGCTGCGTACGGCTTGGTTGTCGCTCAAAGTTTGGGCAAGAGAGGGGTTCGATGTCATTCAGGCGTGCAACCCTCCCGATACCTATTGGCTGCTGGCGGGATTCTATCGCCTGTTCGGCAAGAAATTTGTGTTCGATCACCACGATCTGGCTCCCGAAATGTTCGACGTCAAATATCGAGGCAAATACAGGCTGCTGAAGCGTATGCTGCTGGCCTTGGAGCGGATGACTTTCAAGACGGCTAAAATCGTATTGTGCACCAACGATTCCTACCGGCGCGTTGCGATCCTTCGCGGCAGGAGGGATCCGGAGGATGTCTATGTGGTGCGCACCGGACCCGATTTGCGGCGCCTGCAGCCTGTCGAACCGGCACCGGAACTCAAGAACGGGCGCCGTTTCCTGGTCTGTTATCTCGGCGAGATGTGTCCGCAGGACGGCGTCGATTTGCTTCTGCAGGCTGTAGATCATTACGTGCGTGAACTCGGGCGCCGCGATACGCAATTTACGCTGATCGGCGGTGGTCCCGCCATGCCGGCAATGAAACGACTCGCCGAAAAAATGGCGTTGGACGAATGGGTGCATTTTACCGGCCGCGTCACGGATCAGGAGCTGTGCCGCATCCTCTCGACGGCCGATGTGTGCGTGGATCCGGATCCCTGGTCGCCGTGGGCCAACAGCTCGACGATGAACAAAATCCTCGAATACATGGCGTTCGGCAAGCCGATCGTGGCGTTCGATTTGGAAGAACATCGCCGCTCTGCCGAACGGGCTGCGGTTTACGTACGGCCGAACGATGTGCGGCGCTTTGCCCAGTCAATCGCAGACCTGCTGGATCAGCCGGAGCTGCGCCGCTTTATGGGCAGATACGGCTATGAGCGCGTACGCAACCGATTGGCCTGGCAGCATACACAGAAAGCCCTGCTGGCCGCTTACTATCGCCTTTTCCCGAACATGATGAGCTCCGAGGCTGCAGAACTGAACGTTCTGGATTGGCTGTTCGAGAAAATTCAGAATGAAGCGATCGAAGAGCTGATCGTTTCACACCAATCCAAGTTGATCTGCGTGCCTGCCGACCACCCCGAAAGCCTTGTGCATACGGCAAAACTCTTGTTGACGGCGGATGTGCACGAAGGCGTCTAA
- a CDS encoding glycosyltransferase family 39 protein translates to MKSTKTQLLVVLAVAFLLRLVYIATLDDLVFWEDEYDYLELGKSLAEGRGFVDVQGRPTAFRPLGYPLLLAALNFIGCERPSEIRLVHSLLGSVAVYFVFKIAALIMPPSFALAAALYAAVYPYFIFMTGTLFANLWFSVTLLTAVYALFIAIKKGRVGLSAPAGALIGVSTLSVTTAGILAPITLLWLFWTQQENRHRTFRHAAVFFAAFLLVVLPWMARNALVLGVPTLSTNGGRNLWLGNNPAATYNTGSNLDLPPDLEQRLAGASETEADKIYTQEAKMFIKAHPLHFVRLSFLKGAALWRFDPSPTTDGYDVDPRIGKSLSILTYTPILLLALYGVLKTDLVRRKEWLLWLLYFAAFTCVHAVFISKVRFRLPLDHFLMIMAAGSMQKLIARFKAARTRRIVWKMEYDKEHALV, encoded by the coding sequence ATGAAAAGCACAAAGACACAACTCTTGGTCGTTCTGGCAGTCGCCTTTCTTCTCCGCTTGGTCTATATAGCCACTTTAGACGATCTTGTCTTTTGGGAAGACGAATACGACTACCTGGAGCTGGGCAAGTCCTTGGCCGAAGGCCGCGGATTTGTCGATGTGCAGGGCCGACCGACTGCTTTTCGACCGCTCGGCTATCCGCTTCTTCTGGCTGCTTTAAATTTTATCGGCTGCGAACGTCCGTCGGAAATTCGCCTTGTTCATTCGCTCCTCGGCTCCGTCGCAGTCTACTTTGTATTCAAGATCGCCGCTTTGATCATGCCGCCGAGCTTTGCCTTGGCCGCTGCGCTCTATGCTGCCGTCTATCCCTATTTCATTTTTATGACCGGCACCCTTTTCGCCAATCTCTGGTTTTCCGTCACTCTATTGACGGCAGTATACGCCCTGTTTATTGCTATTAAAAAGGGCAGGGTGGGACTCTCTGCTCCGGCCGGTGCGCTGATCGGAGTTTCGACTCTCTCGGTCACCACTGCCGGTATTCTGGCGCCGATAACCCTGCTTTGGCTCTTTTGGACGCAGCAGGAGAATCGACACCGAACGTTCCGACATGCCGCAGTTTTTTTTGCTGCCTTTCTGCTTGTGGTTCTTCCTTGGATGGCGCGCAATGCGCTCGTCCTCGGCGTCCCGACTCTCTCCACAAACGGCGGGCGGAATTTGTGGCTGGGAAACAATCCGGCAGCGACCTACAATACCGGCAGCAATTTGGATCTGCCTCCCGACTTGGAGCAGCGGCTTGCGGGCGCTTCGGAAACAGAAGCGGATAAAATCTATACGCAGGAAGCCAAGATGTTTATAAAGGCGCACCCGCTGCATTTTGTCCGTTTGTCGTTCTTGAAAGGCGCGGCGCTGTGGCGATTCGATCCCTCGCCGACCACTGACGGCTATGATGTGGATCCGCGTATAGGCAAGAGCCTCAGCATCCTGACCTACACGCCGATTCTTTTGCTGGCGCTTTACGGCGTGTTGAAAACCGACCTTGTGCGCCGCAAAGAGTGGCTGCTGTGGCTGCTGTACTTTGCCGCGTTTACCTGCGTGCATGCCGTCTTTATTTCCAAAGTGCGTTTTCGGTTACCGCTCGATCACTTTTTAATGATCATGGCTGCCGGATCCATGCAAAAGCTGATTGCCCGCTTCAAAGCGGCCCGTACCCGCAGAATCGTATGGAAGATGGAATATGATAAAGAACACGCGCTGGTTTAG